Proteins from one Raphanus sativus cultivar WK10039 unplaced genomic scaffold, ASM80110v3 Scaffold0370, whole genome shotgun sequence genomic window:
- the LOC108859139 gene encoding L-ascorbate oxidase homolog, which produces MQGGKLLTVFVCLVSTVALVNAGDPYFYYTWNVTYGTAAPLGIPQQVILINGEFPGPNLNSTSNNNVVINVFNNLDEPFLLTWSGLQHRKNSWQDGVTGTSCPIPAGTNFTYHFQPKDQIGSYFYYPSTALHRFSGGFGGLRVNSRLLIPVPYADPEDDYTVLINDWYTKSHTALKNFLDSGRTLGSPDGVLINGKSGKVGGQNKPLFTMKPGKTYKYRICNVGFKSTLNFRIQGHKMKLVEMEGSHVLQNDYDSLDVHVGQCFAVLVTADQAAKNYYMVASTRFLKKEVSTVGVMSYEGSNVQPSSELPKAPVGWAWSLNQYRSFRWNLTASAARPNPQGSYHYGKINITRTIKLANTKSVVNGKVRFGFNGVSHVDTETPLKLAEYFEMSEKVFKYNVIKDEPEAKITTLTVEPNVLNITFRTFVEIVFENHEKSMQSFHLDGHSFFAVASEPGRWTPEKRNNYNLLDAVSRHTVQVYPKSWSAILLTFDNAGMWNIRSENWEKRYLGQQLYVSVLSPEKSLRDEYNIPLNTNLCGIVKGLPLPTPYTI; this is translated from the exons ATGCAGGGTGGTAAGCTTTTGACGGTGTTTGTGTGCCTTGTCTCTACGGTGGCGCTGGTGAACGCCGGCGATCCTTACTTCTACTACACGTGGAACGTGACGTACGGAACCGCCGCGCCTCTCGGAATCCCTCAACAGGTGATTCTCATCAACGGAGAGTTCCCTGGTCCTAACCTTAACTCTACATCTAACAACAATGTCGTCATCAATGTCTTTAACAACCTTGACGAGCCTTTCCTCTTGACCTG GAGTGGTCTCCAGCACAGGAAGAACTCATGGCAAGATGGTGTGACTGGGACCTCATGCCCAATCCCAGCAGGCACCAACTTCACTTACCACTTCCAGCCAAAGGACCAGATCGGTAGTTACTTCTACTACCCATCCACCGCTCTCCACCGTTTCTCCGGTGGTTTCGGTGGCCTCCGTGTCAACAGCCGTCTCCTCATCCCCGTCCCTTACGCTGACCCCGAAGACGACTACACCGTCCTCATCAACGACTGGTACACCAAGAGCCACACCGCTCTCAAGAACTTCCTCGACAGTGGTCGTACTCTTGGATCCCCTGACGGTGTTCTCATCAACGGTAAGTCCGGTAAAGTCGGAGGACAGAACAAGCCACTCTTCACCATGAAGCCAGGAAAGACTTACAAGTACAGAATCTGTAACGTTGGATTCAAATCAACTCTTAACTTCAGGATCCAAGGACACAAGATGAAGCTTGTTGAGATGGAAGGCTCACACGTTCTTCAAAACGACTACGACTCACTAGACGTCCACGTCGGACAGTGCTTTGCTGTTCTTGTAACCGCTGACCAAGCGGCTAAGAACTACTACATGGTTGCATCCACCAGGTTCCTCAAGAAGGAAGTGAGCACTGTTGGTGTAATGAGCTACGAAGGAAGCAATGTTCAGCCTTCAAGTGAACTCCCCAAGGCTCCAGTTGGCTGGGCTTGGTCTCTTAACCAGTACAGATCCTTCAGGTGGAACTTAACCGCAAGCGCGGCCAGACCTAACCCTCAAGGATCTTACCACTACGGAAAGATCAACATCACCCGTACCATCAAGCTTGCCAACACCAAGAGTGTGGTGAACGGAAAGGTTAGGTTTGGGTTTAACGGTGTATCACACGTTGACACCGAGACTCCCTTGAAGCTTGCTGAGTACTTTGAGATGTCTGAGAAGGTCTTCAAGTACAATGTCATCAAGGACGAGCCAGAAGCCAAGATCACAACACTAACTGTTGAGCCTAATGTCCTCAACATTACTTTCCGTACCTTTGTCGAAATCGTCTTCGAGAACCACGAGAAGAGCATGCAGTCCTTCCATTTGGATGGTCACTCCTTCTTCGCAGTCGC TTCTGAGCCAGGAAGATGGACACCAGAGAAGAGAAACAACTACAACTTGCTCGATGCGGTCAGCAGACACACCGTGCAAGTGTATCCCAAGTCGTGGTCAGCCATTCTCTTGACATTCGACAACGCCGGTATGTGGAACATCAGATCAGAGAACTGGGAGAAAAGATACTTGGGACAGCAACTGTACGTCAGCGTTCTATCACCTGAAAAATCACTAAGAGACGAGTACAACATCCCACTCAACACCAACCTTTGCGGCATCGTTAAGGGCTTGCCCTTACCTACACCCTACACTATTTAA
- the LOC108859143 gene encoding uncharacterized protein LOC108859143 — MMKIRIGVMALLVALSVIEFGLASPNTVPAFLWSPHLQAGNGELDRAVNYQVMSAKDLVNSVFTHGRWSNLLCSEKKVEQPVDVALVFIGRELLSSDVSSIRNSDPSLVNTLNGLFTSSNFSLAFPYIAAPEEERMENLLLSELKQACPHSAGVSNIVFSDSCSVEDGTIQKLSDLQSFKDHLLARRETRKEGETDLVVLCYEGSESSGQSHSERESISELVSSVEQSGSKYTALYVSDPYWYTSYKTLQRFLAESGTGNSSSVGVSATCDELCKFKSSLLEGILVGIVFLLILISGLCCMAGIDTPTRFETPQDS, encoded by the exons atgatgaagattcGAATTGGTGTGATGGCGTTGTTGGTGGCTCTCTCTGTGATTGAATTTGGATTGGCTTCTCCTAACACCGTCCCTGCTTTCCTCTGGTCTCCTCATCTCCA GGCTGGTAATGGTGAATTAGATCGGGCTGTGAATTATCAGGTCATGTCTGCGAAAGATCTTGTAAATTCTGTCTTCACTCATGGAAGATGGTCAAACCTTCTG TGCTCTGAGAAGAAAGTTGAGCAACCTGTTGATGTCGCACTTGTGTTCATTGGCAGAGAG TTACTGTCTTCTGATGTTTCTTCGATAAGGAATTCAGACCCTTCCCTTGTTAACACATTGAAT gGTCTCTTTACATCTTCCAACTTCTCGTTGGCATTCCCATATATCGCTGCGCCAGAGGAAGAGAGGATGGAGAATTTGTTGCTTTCAGAGCTTAAACAAGCTTGCCCTCACAGTGCAGGAGTCAGCAATATTGTGTTTTCAGATTCTTGCTCTGTTGAGGATGGAACAATTCAAAAACTATCAGACTTGCAATCTTTCAAA GATCATTTGCTTGCTAGAAGAGAAACAAGGAAAGAAGGAGAAACTGACTTGGTTGTGCTCTGTTATGAGGGTTCTGAATCATCTGGCCAGTCACATTCAGAGC GTGAAAGCATCTCTGAACTTGTTAGTTCTGTGGAACAATCTGGCAGTAAATATACAGCTCTTTATGTTTCTGATCCTTACTGGTACACGTCTTACAAAACCCTCCAAAGGTTTCTAGCTGAAAGTGGTACCGGAAACAGCAGCTCTGTTGGTGTTTCCGCAACCTGTGATGAACTCTGCAAATTCAAGTCATCACTTTTGGAAGGCATACTAGTG ggaaTAGTTTTTCTTCTCATCTTGATCAGTGGACTTTGTTGTATGGCGGGTATTGATACACCAACTAGATTCGAGACTCCTCAAGATTCTTGA